GAAACCAGCGCCGCCTTGGCATCGCTTTCACGGGCGGGATCGGTCAGCGCACGCCGGACACCGGCGCTGCTGTCGAGAACGCCCAGGATTCCAAAGAGTTCCTCTGCCAGCGACAGGGACGCAAACGGAAGCTTGGCTTCCAGCTGCTGCCGTGCCGCGGCGAGTGATTCGCTCGATACTCCTGCCATTACCTAGCTGCACCTGCGTTCTCGTTTTCCAGTTCCCCAAGGAAACGGTCAACCACGCGGGCAGCGCGGGCGTCATCCTCGAGCGTCTCGCCGATGATGCGTCCGGCCAGCTCGGTTGCCAGGGTGCCAACCTCAGCACGGAGCGACGTTACGGCCGCCTGCCGTTCTGCGGCAATCTGCACCTGGGCCTGCTCGGTGATCCGAGCGGATTCAGCAGCAGCTTTAGCCTTCAGGTCCGCAAGAATCTGAGCGCCTTCGGCGCGTGCTTCCTCACGGATGGCGTTGGCTTCTGCCCGGGCATCTGAAAGCTGTGCCTTGTACTCCACCAGCGCTGCGCTGGCCTCGGCCTGGGCCTTCTCCGCTTTGGCAATGTTGCCTTCAATGGCTTCAGTGCGCTCCGCGTACGTCTTTTCGAAGCCCGGAACCACAAACTTGACGACGATGAACATCAGTATGGCGAAACTGATTCCCGTCACCAGGATTTCCCAGACGTTGGGAATCAGGGGGTTGGCGCCCTCAGAGGCTGCCAACATAATTACCTGATCCATAATGCACCCGTCCTATCTGCTTGGTGGGTCAGTCGGTTCGGACTAGACAATGAACGCGAGAACCAGACCAAGAATAGCGAGTGCTTCGGTCAGTGCCAGGCCAAGGAAGGCGATGGGCTGAAGGACGCGCTGTGCCTCCGGCTGGCGTGCAACGCCGCTGATGTAAGCGAAGAAGACGAGACCCACACCGATGGCGCCGCCGATTGCGGAGAGACCATAGCCGATTGCGTTGAGGCTACCTGCGATTTCCATGTTGATTTTTCCTTTCAAGATGCCCTGAGGGCAGGTTGCTTGGGGTTTCCCCGAAGGGGAAGTTTAGTTATCCCGGAGGGGAAGCTTAGTGATCGTCTGCCAGTGCGCCCTGGATGTAGATGGCGGTAAGCAGGGTGAAAACGTAGGCCTGGAGCACCATGATCAGTGCTTCAAGCATGTACATGGCGATGCCGCCAACCAGCACCAGGACAGACGAGGCCTGGAGGATGATGTTGTCCTGGAGAACCAGGAGGTATTCAATGCCGGCGCCGGCAAGCATGACAATCAAGTGCCCGGACATCATGGTGGCGAACAAACGCAGGCTGTGCGTGATCGGCCGGACCAGGAAATTGGAGATGATCTCAATGGGAACCAGAACGGGGAGGATGTACCACGGCACGCCCGAGGGCACTGTGGCCTTCACGAAGTACTTCATTCCGTGCTTCTTGATGCCAACACCGATCCATGTGAAGTACACGATCGCGGCCAGCAGGTAAGCACCGCCCGGGTGGGAGAAGCTCGGCAACTGAATGAACGGAATGGCACCGTAAATGTTGTTGACGATGATGAAGAAGAACAGCGCGAAGAGGAAGGGGACGAACTTGAGGAAGTCCCGCTCGCCGATCACATCCTTGGCGATGCCGTTGCGGACGAATCCGTAACCGAATTCACCCAGGAACTGCAGGCGTCCCGGCACCAGCTGTCCCTTCCGGGAAGCTCGAACAAAGATAACGGCAATGATGATGACCGAGAGGACGACCAGCAGCATCTGCTTGCCGACACCGGTGCCGTAGTCCGCGCCCCACGGGAAAATCTCAGGGAGGTGCATTTCTTCAATGGCCGGCGGAACGAATCCACCTTCATTAGTGGCCGGGAGTGCAAGCGCGATCAACGCGTTTCCTCTCTGCTGTGTCCTTCATCGGGCGTGTGAATCGGGGCAATACTGGTTGCCCGCTCTAAAAACTGTGGCATTACTGTTCGGCTTCTTCACGGTTGTGGGCTGGATGGCCGACGCTGGCTTTCGCAGGTTTGCTTCCGGTCAGGCCGTGGACTTTGGTCAGATAGAATCCGGCGGCTGCTCCAAAAAGGATACCGACGAGCACCAACCACTGAGTCTCGAACAGATTGTCCAAAAACCACCCTATCAAACCCCAGGCGACGATCCCGCCAATGATGTAGCTGAAGACGCGCATGCCGGAGTCGTACGTGTTTTCGGGATCGTAATCAGGCTTTTCAGGCATCCATTTTCCCTTTGACTGATGTTTCTTCCCCCGCATT
This genomic interval from Arthrobacter sunyaminii contains the following:
- a CDS encoding F0F1 ATP synthase subunit B translates to MDQVIMLAASEGANPLIPNVWEILVTGISFAILMFIVVKFVVPGFEKTYAERTEAIEGNIAKAEKAQAEASAALVEYKAQLSDARAEANAIREEARAEGAQILADLKAKAAAESARITEQAQVQIAAERQAAVTSLRAEVGTLATELAGRIIGETLEDDARAARVVDRFLGELENENAGAAR
- a CDS encoding F0F1 ATP synthase subunit C, yielding MEIAGSLNAIGYGLSAIGGAIGVGLVFFAYISGVARQPEAQRVLQPIAFLGLALTEALAILGLVLAFIV
- the atpB gene encoding F0F1 ATP synthase subunit A, producing the protein MIALALPATNEGGFVPPAIEEMHLPEIFPWGADYGTGVGKQMLLVVLSVIIIAVIFVRASRKGQLVPGRLQFLGEFGYGFVRNGIAKDVIGERDFLKFVPFLFALFFFIIVNNIYGAIPFIQLPSFSHPGGAYLLAAIVYFTWIGVGIKKHGMKYFVKATVPSGVPWYILPVLVPIEIISNFLVRPITHSLRLFATMMSGHLIVMLAGAGIEYLLVLQDNIILQASSVLVLVGGIAMYMLEALIMVLQAYVFTLLTAIYIQGALADDH
- a CDS encoding AtpZ/AtpI family protein, with the translated sequence MPEKPDYDPENTYDSGMRVFSYIIGGIVAWGLIGWFLDNLFETQWLVLVGILFGAAAGFYLTKVHGLTGSKPAKASVGHPAHNREEAEQ